The genomic window GCTAAAAGCTAGTCATGGCATTCATCTTGAAAACGTATTAAAACAATTAATTTAAGTGTGTCGGTTGAGTAACATTGGATAACGTGGTAGTGTAGAAAGATTATTGCAACCATGTTCAAACGGAGGATTTTTGTGAAATTTAGCGAATTAAATTTAGATTCAAAACTATTAAGTGCTGTGAACGAAGCGGGATTTGAAGAAGCAACTCCCATTCAAGCACAAACTATTCCACTTGTAATGACAGGTGATGACGTGATTGGACAAGCCCAAACAGGTACAGGTAAGACAGCTGCCTTTGGACTTCCTATATTAGATGCTGTGGATACTAGCTCAAGCGATATCCAAGCATTGATCATTTCTCCAACACGTGAATTGGCAATCCAAACTCAAGAAGAGTTATATAAATTAGGACGCGAAAAGAGAGTTCGTGTTCAATCAGTTTATGGTGGTTCTGATATTAGAAGACAAATTCATTCCTTGAAAAACCACCCAAGCATCGTTGTTGGTACTCCAGGTCGTATCCTTGACCACATCAACCGTCACACACTTAAATTACATAACGTTAAGACAGTTGTTCTTGATGAAGCTGATGAAATGCTAGATATGGGATTTGTTGAAGATATCGAAAGTATCCTATCTAACGTTCCTAATGACCATCAAACATTGCTATTCTCAGCAACAATGCCTAAACCAATCATGAAGATTGCTGACAAATTCATGACAGAACCTAAGATCGTTAAGATCAAGTCAAAGGAATTGACTGCTGATAAGATCGATCAATATTTTGTTAAAGCTCGTGACTACGAGAAATTTGATTTGATGACACGTATTTTTGACGTTCAAGGACCAGAACTTGCGTTGATCTTCGGACGTACTAAGAGACGTGTTGATGAATTAACACGTGGACTACAAGCTCGTGGATACAATGCAGAAGGTATTCATGGTGATTTATCTCAAGATAAGAGAACTAGCGTTTTACGTAAGTTTAAGGCTGGTAAATTGGACTACTTAGTTGCAACTGATGTTGCTGCCCGTGGTTTGGATATTTCAGGTGTATCACATGTTTATAACTACGATATTCCGCAAGATCCTGACAGTTACGTTCACCGTATTGGACGTACAGGACGTG from Companilactobacillus sp. includes these protein-coding regions:
- a CDS encoding DEAD/DEAH box helicase — its product is MKFSELNLDSKLLSAVNEAGFEEATPIQAQTIPLVMTGDDVIGQAQTGTGKTAAFGLPILDAVDTSSSDIQALIISPTRELAIQTQEELYKLGREKRVRVQSVYGGSDIRRQIHSLKNHPSIVVGTPGRILDHINRHTLKLHNVKTVVLDEADEMLDMGFVEDIESILSNVPNDHQTLLFSATMPKPIMKIADKFMTEPKIVKIKSKELTADKIDQYFVKARDYEKFDLMTRIFDVQGPELALIFGRTKRRVDELTRGLQARGYNAEGIHGDLSQDKRTSVLRKFKAGKLDYLVATDVAARGLDISGVSHVYNYDIPQDPDSYVHRIGRTGRAGKSGISVTFVTPNEMSYLRTIENLTKKRMKPLAPPTDKEVLKGQMESVKDDIKDTLAHDTHLDRFKDAAEDLLNEYTPEQLVMVYLSSAIKDAESVPVKIAPERPLPGRKQSHNRSGHGKRQRFNRNRRGGDRNEHRGGRRGDDRRNNHGGGRGGNNNNSHRRNENKKPSQSKKSFKIRTNL